From a region of the Natator depressus isolate rNatDep1 chromosome 15, rNatDep2.hap1, whole genome shotgun sequence genome:
- the LOC141999330 gene encoding hydroxysteroid 11-beta-dehydrogenase 1-like protein B isoform X1, which translates to MHLLMRPAEDSNPSSVPIRSASCTEPWSPFTWKQDGWKASEMVRGKRVLVTGSSTGIGEQIAYEFARMGAHLLLTARREKQLKEVAQKCLELGASSARHVVSNMNNLTSAQNVIEETRNTLGGLDYLVLNHVGGSGRFGPFQGDMAAVTSSMTVNFLSYVQLTVSAMTMLQESQGSIIVISSLSGRIGAPFTLSYSAAKFALEGFYSSLRRELHLREISLSVTVAVLGYIDTDNALKIIGDKITMQASPKEECAREVVRAGVLRHREVIYPYWSLKPLLLLKEWMPGLMERLLDKFLVLENIL; encoded by the exons ATGCATCTTTTGATGAGACCAGCAGAGGACAGCAATCCATCATCCGTTCCAATCAGATCAGCTTCCTGCACTGAGCCATGGTCTCCATTTACCTGGAAGCAGGACGGGTGGAAAGCGTCTG AAATGGTGCGAGGGAAGCGTGTGCTGGTCACTGGTTCGAGCACTGGGATTGGGGAACAAATAGCCTATGAGTTTGCACGAATGGGAGCACACCTGCTCCTCACtgccaggagggagaagcagctCAAGGAG GTGGCACAGAAGTGTCTGGAACTGGGGGCGAGTTCTGCCAGGCATGTGGTGTCCAACATGAACAACTTGACTTCAGCCCAGAATGTCATTGAAGAAACCAGAAACACACTGG GGGGTCTCGACTACCTGGTTTTGAACCACGTTGGGGGAAGTGGCCGGTTTGGCCCATTCCAAGGAGACATGGCAGCAGTGACCAGCTCTATGACTGTCAATTTCTTGAGCTACGTCCAGCTGACAGTTTCTGCAATGACCATGCTGCAAGAGTCTCAGGGCAGCATCATTGTCATATCGTCCCTGAGTG GTCGCATCGGAGCCCCATTCACCCTCTCGTACAGTGCAGCCAAGTTTGCTCTGGAAGGATTCTACAGCTCGCTACGCAGGGAGCTGCACCTTCGGGAGATCAGTCTCTCAGTCACAGTTGCTGTGCTGGGATATATTGACACAG ACAATGCTTTGAAAATCATCGGTGATAAAATCACCATGCAGGCAAGTCCCAAAGAAGAGTGTGcacgggaagtggtgcgggctggTGTGCTGCGACATCGAGAGGTCATATATCCTTACTGGAGCCTTaagcctctgctgctgctgaaggaATGGATGCCAGGCCTGATGGAAAGGCTGCTGGACAAATTCCTTGTCCTGGAAAATATCCTCTAA
- the LOC141999330 gene encoding hydroxysteroid 11-beta-dehydrogenase 1-like protein B isoform X2 has translation MHRANTMAAIRLLLSLLVGLCAYYFYSQETLSAEMVRGKRVLVTGSSTGIGEQIAYEFARMGAHLLLTARREKQLKEVAQKCLELGASSARHVVSNMNNLTSAQNVIEETRNTLGGLDYLVLNHVGGSGRFGPFQGDMAAVTSSMTVNFLSYVQLTVSAMTMLQESQGSIIVISSLSGRIGAPFTLSYSAAKFALEGFYSSLRRELHLREISLSVTVAVLGYIDTDNALKIIGDKITMQASPKEECAREVVRAGVLRHREVIYPYWSLKPLLLLKEWMPGLMERLLDKFLVLENIL, from the exons ATGCACAGAGCTAATACAATGGCTGCAATCAGGCTTCTCCTCTCGCTCCTTGTTGGCCTATGTGCTTATTATTTCTACAGCCAGGAAACCCTATCTGCAG AAATGGTGCGAGGGAAGCGTGTGCTGGTCACTGGTTCGAGCACTGGGATTGGGGAACAAATAGCCTATGAGTTTGCACGAATGGGAGCACACCTGCTCCTCACtgccaggagggagaagcagctCAAGGAG GTGGCACAGAAGTGTCTGGAACTGGGGGCGAGTTCTGCCAGGCATGTGGTGTCCAACATGAACAACTTGACTTCAGCCCAGAATGTCATTGAAGAAACCAGAAACACACTGG GGGGTCTCGACTACCTGGTTTTGAACCACGTTGGGGGAAGTGGCCGGTTTGGCCCATTCCAAGGAGACATGGCAGCAGTGACCAGCTCTATGACTGTCAATTTCTTGAGCTACGTCCAGCTGACAGTTTCTGCAATGACCATGCTGCAAGAGTCTCAGGGCAGCATCATTGTCATATCGTCCCTGAGTG GTCGCATCGGAGCCCCATTCACCCTCTCGTACAGTGCAGCCAAGTTTGCTCTGGAAGGATTCTACAGCTCGCTACGCAGGGAGCTGCACCTTCGGGAGATCAGTCTCTCAGTCACAGTTGCTGTGCTGGGATATATTGACACAG ACAATGCTTTGAAAATCATCGGTGATAAAATCACCATGCAGGCAAGTCCCAAAGAAGAGTGTGcacgggaagtggtgcgggctggTGTGCTGCGACATCGAGAGGTCATATATCCTTACTGGAGCCTTaagcctctgctgctgctgaaggaATGGATGCCAGGCCTGATGGAAAGGCTGCTGGACAAATTCCTTGTCCTGGAAAATATCCTCTAA